In Dromiciops gliroides isolate mDroGli1 chromosome 5, mDroGli1.pri, whole genome shotgun sequence, the following are encoded in one genomic region:
- the LOC122727654 gene encoding 7,8-dihydro-8-oxoguanine triphosphatase-like, with protein MKPQQILLGMKKRGFGAGRWNGFGGKVEEGETIEEGARRELLEESGLTVDTLQKIGKITFEFVGNTELMDVHIFYADSFHGTPKESDEMRPQWFWLEQVPFSDMWPDDSYWFPLMLQKKKFHGYFKFQGQDTILDYTLNEVEIV; from the coding sequence ATGAAGCCTCAGCAAATTCTTTTAGGAATGAAGAAACGTGGCTTTGGAGCCGGAAGGTGGAACGGATTTGGGGGGAAAGTAGAAGAAGGAGAGACTATTGAGGAAGGAGCCAGGAGGGAGCTCCTGGAGGAGAGTGGACTGACTGTGGACACTCTGCAGAAGATAGGAAAAATCACATTTGAATTTGTAGGTAACACTGAGCTCATGGATGTTCACATCTTTTATGCAGATAGTTTCCACGGGACTCCAAAAGAAAGTGATGAGATGCGCCCCCAGTGGTTCTGGTTGGAGCAGGTTCCTTTCAGTGACATGTGGCCAGATGACAGCTACTGGTTTCCACTAATGCTCCAAAAGAAGAAATTCCATGGATATTTCAAGTTCCAGGGACAAGATACCATCCTAGACTACACATTGAATGAAGTGGAAATTgtctga